A window of the Miscanthus floridulus cultivar M001 chromosome 14, ASM1932011v1, whole genome shotgun sequence genome harbors these coding sequences:
- the LOC136505124 gene encoding amino acid permease 3-like gives MTTDSSTARPSTDALRLRPLYIRTHHRSPTTEQPTPSIPLCTSDNESSIRDSTADTPMASHNGGTTKHLAPMEVSVEAGNAGAAEYLDDDGRPRRTGTFWTASAHIITAVIGSGVLSLAWAIAQLGWVAGPAAMLLFAFATYYTATLLAECYRTGDPDTGKRNYTYMDAVRSNLGGARVAFCGVIQYANLVGVAIGYTIASSISMQAISRAGCFHKRGHAVPCKSSSNPYMILFGAVQILFSQIPDFDQIWWLSIVAAVMSFTYSSIGLSLGIAQTISNGGFKGSLTGISIGPGVTSTQKVWHSLQAFGDIAFAYSFSNILIEIQDTIKAPPPSESKVMQKATRLSVATTTIFYMLCGCMGYAAFGDKAPDNLLTGFGFFEPFWLIDIANIAIVVHLVGAYQVFCQPIFAFVERRAAGAWPDSVFIARELRVGPFALSLFRLTWRSAFVCVTTVVAMLLPFFGNVVGFLGAVSFWPLTVYFPVEMYIKQRRVPRGSTKWICLQTLSVGCLFVSIAAAAGSIADVIAALKVYHPFSS, from the exons ATGACGACCGACTCCTCCACCGCCCGCCCGTCCACCGATGCTCTCCGTCTCCGGCCGCTATATATAAGGACACACCACCGCTCACCAACAACAGAGCAGCCCACCCCATCCATCCCCCTCTGCACTTCTGACAACGAGAGCTCCATCAGAGATAGCACTGCTGACACACCCATGGCGTCGCACAACGGCGGCACCACCAAGCACCTAGCGCCGATGGAGGTCTCTGTGGAGGCCGGCAACGCCGGCGCCGCCGAGTATCTCGACGACGACGGGCGCCCGCGCCGCACCGGCACGTTCTGGACGGCGAGCGCGCACATAATCACCGCCGTCATCGGCTCCGGCGTCCTCTCCCTCGCCTGGGCCATCGCGCAGCTGGGCTGGGTCGCCGGCCCGGCGGCCATGTTGCTGTTCGCCTTCGCCACCTACTACACGGCCACGCTGCTCGCCGAGTGCTACCGGACGGGGGACCCGGACACGGGGAAGCGCAACTACACGTACATGGACGCCGTGCGCTCCAACCTCGGCGGAGCCAGGGTCGCCTTCTGCGGCGTCATCCAGTACGCCAACCTCGTCGGCGTCGCCATCGGATACACCATCGCGTCGTCCATCAGCATGCAGGCCATCAGTAGGGCTGGGTGCTTCCATAAGAGGGGGCATGCCGTGCCCTGCAAGAGCTCGAGCAACCCGTACATGATCCTGTTTGGAGCCGTGCAGATTTTGTTCTCGCAGATACCCGACTTCGATCAGATTTGGTGGTTATCCATTGTTGCCGCTGTTATGTCTTTCACCTACTCCAGCATCGGACTCTCCCTGGGCATCGCACAGACCATCT CTAATGGTGGGTTCAAGGGCAGCCTCACCGGCATCAGCATCGGCCCCGGCGTCACCTCCACGCAGAAGGTCTGGCACAGCCTGCAGGCCTTCGGCGACATCGCCTTCGCCTACTCCTTCTCCAACATCCTCATCGAGATCCAA GACACGATCAAGGCGCCGCCACCGTCGGAGTCGAAGGTGATGCAGAAGGCGACGCGTCTGAGCGTAGCAACCACCACCATCTTCTACATGCTGTGCGGGTGCATGGGGTACGCGGCGTTCGGCGACAAGGCccccgacaacctcctcaccgggTTCGGCTTCTTCGAGCCGTTCTGGCTCATCGACATCGCCAACATCGCCATCGTGGTGCACCTCGTCGGCGCGTACCAGGTCTTCTGCCAGCCCATCTTCGCCTTCGTGGAGCGCCGCGCTGCCGGTGCCTGGCCGGACAGCGTCTTCATCGCCCGGGAGCTCCGTGTCGGTCCGTTTGCCCTGAGCCTTTTCCGCCTGACATGGCGGTCGGCGTTCGTGTGCGTCACCACCGTCGTCGCCATGCTCCTGCCCTTCTTCGGCAACGTGGTGGGGTTCCTCGGCGCCGTCTCCTTCTGGCCGCTCACCGTCTACTTCCCCGTCGAGATGTACATCAAGCAGCGACGCGTGCCGCGCGGCAGCACCAAGTGGATCTGCCTCCAGACGCTCAGCGTCGGGTGTCTGTTCGTGTCAATCGCCGCCGCGGCGGGCTCCATCGCCGACGTCATCGCCGCGCTCAAGGTGTACCACCCGTTCAGCAGTTAA